One genomic region from Lentisphaera araneosa HTCC2155 encodes:
- the rsmG gene encoding 16S rRNA (guanine(527)-N(7))-methyltransferase RsmG, translated as MINLQESDSPLDELKIQLPEGFSQKAEEIYQVVTKINETHNLTRITSPEDFKIRHLIDSICSVAYYPELATESLKILDLGCGGGFPCIPLSAYNPQLDITGLDSEGTKVKCVAQAASELGLSNLKTIHARGRELAIKEEHKAQYDIVTARAVATADKLIKECRQFLKPKGRILLYKTPEAIKKEEKLTLREAKKYKFDIELSPIFTLPNDAGQRQFIVFHSQR; from the coding sequence ATGATCAATTTACAGGAAAGCGATTCTCCTTTAGACGAGTTAAAAATCCAACTACCTGAGGGCTTCTCGCAAAAAGCTGAAGAAATCTATCAAGTCGTCACAAAAATTAATGAGACGCACAATTTAACGCGCATCACTTCTCCAGAAGATTTCAAGATCCGCCACCTCATTGATAGCATTTGTTCGGTGGCCTATTACCCTGAGCTCGCAACTGAAAGCCTCAAAATCCTCGACCTCGGTTGCGGTGGTGGTTTTCCTTGTATTCCCCTGTCCGCTTACAATCCCCAATTGGATATCACAGGTTTGGACTCGGAAGGAACTAAAGTTAAATGCGTTGCTCAAGCTGCTTCAGAGCTTGGTTTAAGCAATTTAAAAACGATCCATGCTCGAGGACGCGAACTCGCTATTAAAGAAGAGCATAAAGCACAATATGATATTGTGACCGCTCGAGCGGTTGCCACGGCTGACAAGCTCATTAAAGAATGCCGTCAGTTCCTCAAGCCAAAGGGACGTATCCTGCTCTATAAAACTCCTGAAGCAATCAAAAAAGAAGAAAAACTCACTTTACGCGAAGCCAAAAAATATAAGTTTGATATTGAGCTGAGCCCTATTTTTACTTTGCCAAATGACGCTGGCCAGCGTCAGTTCATTGTTTTTCATTCACAAAGATGA
- the kdsB gene encoding 3-deoxy-manno-octulosonate cytidylyltransferase — MTTVAVIPARYGSTRFPGKPLALIAGKPMIQWTYEKAAASKVDRVIVATDDEKIFACVKNFGGEVVMTRSDHPTGTDRIAEAVKEIDCDLIINLQGDEPLLPTEVIDELVDRMKNSPQVNMGTVAVRKSFDSEEYTNPNNVKVVLDKQQQALYFSRCSMPFSRNQPEEGDSIYLHWGIYAYRRQLLFDFITWPQGSLEKIESLEQLRVLEHGEKILVAISDRESVGVDTPEDVAKVEQLLKDQSQ; from the coding sequence ATGACCACAGTAGCAGTGATTCCAGCACGATATGGAAGTACTCGTTTTCCAGGAAAGCCCTTAGCCTTAATTGCGGGGAAGCCAATGATTCAATGGACATACGAAAAAGCAGCCGCATCTAAAGTGGATAGAGTGATTGTCGCTACAGATGACGAAAAAATATTTGCTTGCGTCAAAAATTTTGGTGGAGAAGTTGTGATGACGCGTAGTGATCACCCAACGGGAACTGATCGCATTGCCGAAGCCGTTAAAGAAATTGATTGTGATTTAATTATCAACCTCCAGGGCGATGAGCCCTTGCTTCCTACTGAAGTTATTGACGAATTAGTCGATCGCATGAAAAACTCACCTCAAGTCAATATGGGCACAGTGGCGGTAAGAAAATCTTTTGATTCTGAAGAATACACCAATCCCAATAACGTAAAAGTGGTTTTGGATAAGCAACAACAAGCCCTTTATTTCTCGCGTTGCTCGATGCCTTTCAGTCGCAATCAGCCTGAAGAGGGCGATAGTATTTACCTCCACTGGGGTATTTATGCTTATCGTCGTCAATTGCTTTTTGACTTTATTACTTGGCCTCAGGGAAGCCTAGAAAAAATTGAATCACTTGAACAGTTGCGTGTTTTGGAACATGGTGAAAAAATACTCGTTGCCATAAGTGATCGCGAAAGCGTGGGAGTTGATACTCCGGAAGATGTGGCTAAAGTG